In Paenibacillus ihbetae, the following are encoded in one genomic region:
- a CDS encoding VOC family protein codes for MKLNHVNLTVTDVAAAKHFLQTYFGLKIGGERGEAFAALFDDDGLVLTLMKSAEVHYPKTFHIGFIQESEEKVNEMHRRLTKDGFEATAPKRAHGWTFYVKAPGGFTVEVLA; via the coding sequence ATGAAATTGAATCACGTGAATCTGACCGTCACGGATGTAGCTGCCGCAAAACATTTCTTGCAAACCTACTTCGGCTTGAAGATCGGAGGAGAACGCGGGGAAGCCTTTGCAGCGCTGTTTGACGATGACGGGCTTGTGCTGACGCTGATGAAAAGCGCCGAGGTGCATTATCCGAAAACCTTCCATATTGGCTTTATCCAGGAAAGCGAGGAGAAGGTGAACGAGATGCATCGCCGCTTGACGAAGGACGGCTTCGAGGCGACAGCCCCGAAGCGCGCCCACGGTTGGACCTTCTATGTAAAAGCACCCGGGGGCTTCACCGTGGAGGTGCTGGCGTAG
- a CDS encoding sulfurtransferase: MNHIVSMKWLLARLYEPDLVIVDCRFALGQPDQGQTAYDEAHIPRAVYLDLEKDLSSPAAQHGGRHPLPDLEQLASAFGKAGIHRDVRVVIYDDQGGMIASRLWWMLKYTGHEQAYVMDEGFTAWKDASYPVTDERPVVIPVTYEPSLQPAMLASMEDVRAASKDGSTVLIDSREPRRYAGIEEPLDTKAGHIPFAVNYFWKGVQDASGHWKDAEALQEHFSGIAKDAEVIVYCGSGVSACPNVLALKEAGYRNVKLYVGSWSDWISYEENPVATGEE; the protein is encoded by the coding sequence ATGAATCATATCGTATCGATGAAATGGCTGCTGGCAAGGCTTTACGAGCCTGATCTCGTCATCGTCGATTGCCGTTTTGCCCTGGGTCAGCCGGATCAAGGGCAAACCGCTTATGACGAGGCGCATATTCCGCGGGCCGTTTATCTTGACCTGGAGAAGGACCTCTCCTCCCCTGCAGCCCAGCATGGCGGCCGCCACCCGCTCCCGGACTTGGAGCAGCTCGCCTCGGCCTTCGGCAAAGCCGGAATCCATCGGGACGTGCGCGTCGTTATCTATGATGACCAAGGCGGCATGATTGCCAGCCGGCTGTGGTGGATGCTGAAATACACGGGACACGAGCAGGCTTACGTGATGGACGAAGGCTTTACGGCCTGGAAGGACGCTTCCTACCCCGTCACGGACGAGCGGCCGGTCGTCATTCCGGTTACGTATGAGCCATCGCTTCAGCCGGCCATGCTCGCCTCCATGGAGGACGTTCGGGCCGCTTCCAAGGACGGTTCGACTGTCCTTATCGATTCCCGCGAACCGCGCCGCTATGCCGGCATCGAGGAGCCGCTGGATACGAAGGCCGGCCATATCCCGTTCGCAGTCAACTATTTCTGGAAAGGCGTCCAGGATGCATCGGGGCATTGGAAGGATGCAGAAGCGCTTCAGGAGCATTTTTCAGGGATTGCAAAGGATGCCGAGGTCATCGTTTATTGCGGGTCCGGCGTCTCGGCATGCCCGAATGTGCTCGCTCTGAAGGAGGCCGGATATAGGAACGTGAAGCTGTACGTCGGAAGCTGGAGCGATTGGATCAGCTATGAGGAGAACCCGGTCGCCACGGGAGAAGAATAA
- a CDS encoding acyltransferase family protein, whose translation MPGSGKSHSRYMPGLDGLRALALIGVMAYHWGFGFASGGFLGVSLFFVLSGYLITDILTSQWHHHRRIDLKDFWVRRFRRLLPAIMMMLILIVAWVTLFDRERLPNLRGDVLGAITYISNWQFIFQQQSYFESFGLPSPLGHFWSLAVEEQFYLLWPLIMLAGLKLFPKRGQLFTFIAAGALLSAAVMGVLYQPGTDPSRVYYGTDTRAFGLLIGAGLAIVWPSWKLSASAAPGVKRSLNLIGMLALLVVLLMMWKADRYDPFLYRGGMFLFSIAAAVLVAVLAHPAAGLSRLFSGKPLLWLGVRSYGIYLWHYPVLILFSPPSGVSGLSLPQIILQVAASIVLAALSWKYVEQPIRRGGFRKLKERLSSLRKRPASISVKGWIVSFSSLILIGIFCTGMMSSVSDARTAGDIAAMLNIPGPDLDQPGAGPNGAGAPEGATAQPPADNPSAEPAAREEPADPSAVPEGAGQTDGKQTPEPTAPDKSVNPEGKAQGSDNGPGPEDPSGTGSEDPSGVRDQGDDTPPSAGKDASVIEGSETSGKPSDTGTPPSGNTAKDTSGSAHAGQDQPSGGDSGNSGKPEEPARPDPGTQPQKPVSGAAVSAIGDSVMLGVTPYLEKAIPGIHVDAVIGRQMRQARDLVPGLQANNRIQGGTVIIGLGTNGAFAQKDLDRLLQSLEPAQRVLLVNTRVPRDWEQNVNEMLAAAAGRYPNVKLIDWYSASKGHPEYFRSDGVHLEPEGAAAYTSMLLEALK comes from the coding sequence GTGCCCGGATCCGGTAAGTCTCACTCTCGTTACATGCCCGGTCTTGACGGGCTCCGTGCCCTGGCGCTCATCGGCGTCATGGCGTATCACTGGGGCTTTGGTTTTGCAAGCGGCGGATTCCTCGGAGTCAGCTTGTTCTTCGTGCTGTCTGGTTATCTGATCACGGACATTCTTACCTCGCAGTGGCATCATCACCGGCGGATCGACCTGAAGGACTTCTGGGTCCGAAGGTTCCGGCGTCTGCTGCCGGCCATCATGATGATGCTCATCCTCATCGTTGCATGGGTGACCCTGTTTGATCGCGAGCGGCTGCCGAACCTTAGGGGCGACGTCCTCGGGGCGATCACGTACATAAGCAATTGGCAGTTCATATTCCAACAGCAATCCTATTTCGAATCCTTCGGCCTCCCTTCGCCGCTCGGCCATTTCTGGTCGCTGGCCGTAGAGGAGCAGTTCTATCTGTTATGGCCGCTGATCATGCTGGCCGGACTTAAGCTGTTCCCGAAAAGAGGGCAGCTGTTCACGTTCATTGCGGCGGGAGCCCTTCTGTCGGCCGCGGTTATGGGTGTGCTGTATCAGCCGGGAACGGATCCGAGCCGGGTCTATTACGGGACCGATACGAGAGCCTTCGGCCTGCTGATCGGTGCCGGACTCGCCATCGTTTGGCCCAGCTGGAAGCTGTCCGCCTCCGCAGCGCCTGGCGTTAAGCGATCGCTGAATCTGATCGGCATGCTGGCTCTGCTCGTTGTGCTCCTTATGATGTGGAAGGCGGACCGTTACGATCCGTTTCTGTACCGGGGCGGCATGTTCCTCTTCTCGATTGCCGCGGCTGTGCTCGTAGCCGTATTGGCCCACCCGGCGGCCGGGCTGTCCCGCTTGTTCAGCGGAAAGCCGCTGCTGTGGCTCGGGGTTCGGTCTTATGGAATTTATCTGTGGCACTATCCTGTGTTGATATTGTTTTCCCCGCCTTCCGGCGTCAGCGGGCTTAGCCTGCCGCAGATCATCTTGCAGGTAGCGGCAAGCATCGTTCTGGCTGCCCTGTCCTGGAAATATGTCGAACAGCCGATCCGCCGAGGCGGCTTCCGGAAGCTCAAGGAACGGCTGAGCTCGCTCCGGAAACGACCGGCCTCCATTTCCGTGAAAGGCTGGATCGTATCGTTCAGCTCCCTTATTCTGATCGGAATATTCTGCACCGGCATGATGAGCAGCGTTTCGGACGCGAGAACGGCAGGCGATATCGCAGCGATGCTTAACATTCCGGGACCGGATCTGGATCAGCCTGGCGCTGGTCCAAACGGGGCCGGAGCTCCGGAAGGAGCGACTGCGCAGCCGCCAGCAGATAACCCCTCAGCCGAACCCGCCGCCAGGGAGGAGCCCGCGGATCCGTCGGCTGTCCCGGAAGGAGCAGGCCAGACGGACGGGAAGCAAACGCCGGAGCCGACGGCTCCCGACAAGTCGGTAAATCCCGAAGGCAAGGCTCAGGGTTCCGATAACGGTCCAGGCCCGGAAGACCCTAGCGGTACAGGATCAGAAGACCCTAGCGGGGTTCGGGATCAAGGGGATGACACCCCTCCTTCAGCAGGGAAGGATGCTTCTGTGATTGAGGGCTCAGAGACAAGCGGTAAGCCATCGGATACGGGGACTCCGCCATCCGGAAACACCGCCAAGGATACGTCCGGCTCGGCGCACGCCGGCCAAGACCAGCCGTCAGGAGGCGATTCCGGCAATAGCGGCAAGCCCGAGGAGCCGGCAAGGCCGGATCCGGGCACTCAGCCGCAAAAGCCGGTATCGGGCGCAGCCGTTTCAGCGATCGGCGACTCCGTTATGCTAGGCGTCACTCCTTATCTGGAGAAGGCGATCCCCGGCATTCATGTCGATGCGGTGATCGGCCGTCAAATGCGGCAGGCGAGGGATCTCGTGCCCGGGCTGCAGGCGAATAACCGGATCCAGGGCGGCACCGTCATCATCGGGCTTGGGACGAACGGCGCATTCGCGCAGAAGGACCTGGACCGTCTGTTACAGTCATTAGAGCCCGCGCAGCGCGTATTGCTCGTCAACACTCGGGTACCCCGGGATTGGGAGCAGAACGTCAATGAGATGCTGGCTGCCGCTGCAGGCCGGTATCCGAACGTGAAGCTCATCGATTGGTATTCGGCCAGCAAGGGCCATCCGGAATATTTCCGCTCGGACGGCGTTCATCTGGAGCCGGAAGGCGCAGCCGCTTATACTTCCATGCTGCTGGAAGCTCTGAAGTAA
- the yhbH gene encoding sporulation protein YhbH yields MQSKDAHSFVVSREDWSLHRKGYQDQVRHQHKIREVIKRNLPDLITEENIIMSDGKQIIKVPIRSLDEYRFIYNYQKQKHVGQGDGDSKVGDVLGRDPASAQPGKGESAGDQAGYDIVETEVSLEELENMLFEELELPHLQPKDKEQIETQSIVFNDIRKKGIMSNIDKKRTILENLRRNARDGKPGIHGISPDDLRYKTWDDTVVPESNAVIIAMMDTSGSMGSFEKYCARSFFFWMTRFLRRQYEKVEIVFIAHHTEAKEVTEEEFFTRGESGGTICSSAYQKALDIIQHRYPPANYNIYPFHFSDGDNLTSDNERCVKLIGELLKVSNMFGYGEVNQYNRSSTLMSAYKNIKLDQFMYHVIKDKGEVYEALKTFFRKREGAAV; encoded by the coding sequence ATGCAAAGCAAAGATGCACACTCGTTCGTCGTATCCCGCGAAGACTGGTCGCTGCACCGCAAAGGCTACCAGGATCAGGTGCGCCACCAGCATAAAATCCGCGAGGTGATCAAGCGCAACCTGCCCGACCTCATCACCGAGGAAAATATTATCATGTCCGACGGCAAGCAGATCATTAAAGTTCCGATCCGCAGTCTTGACGAATATCGGTTCATCTATAATTACCAGAAACAAAAGCATGTCGGTCAAGGGGATGGAGACAGCAAGGTCGGTGACGTTCTCGGCCGCGATCCTGCCTCCGCCCAGCCCGGTAAAGGGGAATCGGCCGGGGATCAGGCGGGCTATGATATTGTGGAAACCGAGGTCAGCTTGGAGGAATTGGAGAACATGCTGTTCGAAGAGCTCGAGCTCCCGCATCTTCAGCCCAAAGACAAGGAGCAGATCGAGACACAATCCATCGTCTTTAACGATATCCGCAAAAAGGGGATCATGTCGAACATTGACAAGAAGCGGACCATTCTCGAAAACTTGCGGCGCAACGCCAGAGACGGCAAGCCCGGCATCCACGGCATCAGCCCCGACGATCTCCGCTATAAAACATGGGACGATACGGTTGTCCCTGAATCAAATGCCGTCATCATCGCCATGATGGATACGTCGGGCAGTATGGGCTCCTTCGAGAAATACTGCGCGCGAAGCTTCTTCTTCTGGATGACCCGCTTTCTCCGCAGACAGTACGAAAAGGTTGAAATCGTATTTATCGCCCACCACACGGAAGCGAAGGAAGTGACTGAGGAGGAGTTCTTCACCCGGGGCGAAAGCGGGGGAACGATCTGTTCATCGGCTTATCAGAAGGCACTCGACATCATCCAGCACCGGTATCCTCCCGCCAACTACAACATATATCCATTCCATTTCTCGGACGGTGACAATCTCACTTCCGATAACGAACGATGCGTCAAGCTGATCGGCGAGCTGCTGAAGGTAAGCAACATGTTCGGATACGGCGAGGTCAACCAATACAACCGGAGCAGTACGCTGATGTCCGCATATAAGAATATTAAGCTGGACCAGTTTATGTATCATGTCATCAAGGATAAGGGCGAGGTGTACGAAGCGCTGAAGACATTTTTCCGGAAACGGGAAGGAGCCGCAGTATAG
- a CDS encoding DUF423 domain-containing protein: MRRTFIAWGSVLMALSVAIGAFGAHMLEGKISADELAVYETGVHYHMIHGIAVLIAGILAGTLGESRKLFWAGTLFIAGVIIFSGSLYVLSISGIKWLGAITPIGGVAFIAGWITLLSAALSRSKA, from the coding sequence ATGCGTCGGACATTTATAGCTTGGGGCTCGGTTTTGATGGCGCTGTCTGTGGCGATCGGAGCTTTCGGAGCGCATATGCTGGAAGGAAAGATCTCGGCGGATGAGCTTGCCGTATATGAAACGGGTGTTCATTACCATATGATTCATGGAATTGCTGTCCTGATCGCCGGCATTCTGGCAGGTACGCTTGGAGAGTCGCGGAAGCTGTTCTGGGCGGGAACGCTCTTTATTGCAGGCGTGATCATTTTTTCAGGCAGCTTGTATGTGCTCAGCATTTCAGGCATCAAGTGGCTTGGAGCCATTACGCCGATCGGCGGCGTAGCGTTTATCGCAGGATGGATTACGCTGCTGTCAGCGGCGTTGTCCCGCAGCAAGGCATAG
- a CDS encoding YunC family protein → MVTLLPIDIEGHTVMGVEVKLPKTTLLAVYTSRGYIMCGALDVGLLNEKLADRKIIAGRAVGVRTLEQLLEAPLESVTLEAEKWGIHPGLQGKDAILRML, encoded by the coding sequence TTGGTTACGCTGCTGCCGATTGACATTGAAGGACATACCGTCATGGGAGTCGAGGTGAAGCTGCCAAAGACGACGCTGCTTGCCGTCTATACTTCCCGCGGTTATATTATGTGCGGCGCGCTGGATGTCGGACTGCTGAACGAAAAGCTTGCGGACCGGAAGATCATTGCAGGGAGAGCCGTGGGCGTGCGGACATTGGAACAGCTTCTGGAGGCACCTCTGGAGTCGGTGACGCTGGAGGCAGAGAAATGGGGGATCCATCCGGGGTTGCAGGGCAAGGACGCAATTCTTCGGATGTTGTAA